TCTATGTGCTTTCGAGTATTTTTACTGTAGGAAGATACTTCACGTTTCTTTGCATATTTCCTCATGTCTTAGCTGTCAGAAGTGGTAAATAAGTAGTAAATTCATTTGTACTACTAAGCAACAAGACGCTCCTGTTGCTTCTCTTTATTCAAGCGTTTCATTTCTGCCATTGCAGAATCGAATGTTGCATGTGCGTAATAGTTCAGCGTCATGGCTATATTAGCATGTCCCATAATGTACTGTAATGCCTTTGGATTCATTCCTGCATTTGCATAGTTGGTACAGAATGTATGTCGCAAACTATGTGGAGTGATGTGTGGCAATTTATCCTCGTTATACTTATTGTATTTCTTAACAAGACCTTTCATCATGCCGTTGTAATCACTTGCCACTTTTGGATAGTTCTTTCTATTAAGAAAGAGGAAATCACTATATCCATCAATCTCAACACGCTTATCATTCTTTCGATTCGCTAACACTCGCTTAAATGCTTGATAGGCTTCTTCAACCATAGGAACTTGACGTTCGCCACTTTTGGTCTTTGGTGTTTCAATGTAGTACCCAATTTCAGTATCTCTCAATAGCTGATGGTCTATATTGACAAGACGATTCTCAAAATCTAAATCTGGAAGTGTCAAACCACCAAACTCTGAAATACGAAGACCTGTTTTTAAGAGTATCAGAATTTCATCATAATTTTTGCTGTAGGTTTTATCAGCTTTTGCAAAGGCTAACAGTTTTTCTTCCTGTTCTTCTGTTAGTACGGTCTTAGGGACAGTATCATCATCAAGAACTGCTTTCAGTTGAAAGTCAAATGGATTCTTCCGAACACAATCATCTTGTATAGCAATATAGAATGAAGCCTTTAAAGAACGTTTGTAGTTATTGATGGTTTGATAAGCATAACCATTTTCACTCATTCTAATAGCCCATTCTTTAGCGTCTGATGGCTTAATACTGTCAATACTTCTTACACCTAACTTGTCTTTCTTCAAAATATCCATAAGATATTTGCGTCCAGTTTCAGTGTTTTTTCTAACCTTTGGTCTTTGAGCGTTCTGTTTTGAGTAAAGCTGGCAGAGTGTCATTTTCTTTCCTACAACATCAATACCATCATGAATGTCTTTCTGTAACTCTGCGATTTTCTCTCTAAGTGAGATACAATCACGCTTTCCTGCTGGTACTCGGTCTGTAGCCACAAGTTTCCACGAGTAAACAAATTGCGGTTCTCCAAATGAATCTATATATTTGTATAAGTATCTTCCGTCTTTTCGTTGGCTCTCTCCAGTCTTTAAGATTCGACCTTTATTGTCACGTCTTTTTTCTGACATGGCATTTGCTCCTTTCCTTTATGGAAAGAGCCTTGATACGACTTAATACTATTTTATCATATACAAGACCCTTTGGCGACGCTAGATTGCGTCCAATGTATCTATAATTTTTTCAAATTGTTTTCGTTTAATCTGAATACGATCGCCATTCATAATCAGCCAATTTGCATTTTTATTTTCCTCTGCCAAGCGTCGTAGCTTGTTTTCGCCAATACGAAAATATTTTGACGCTTCTTCAATGGTTAGGGTATAACGTTCCCAAATAGGAATGTCAGTCTGCTTCATAAAATCCTCCTTTCCAAATCACTTATTTGGATTTCATAAAAGTTGTTTTACCAGCAATCGAACAGCTTTAGCAAAGCTCACGGGAGTTCCACCCCTGCATGGTTCTCATGTAGCCATACTCATTGCCTGCGACGGTTTTATCACGCTCGGACTATTGACTGTATGGGAGTATCATTATCACGATAAGAATGTCGTTGCAGG
This genomic window from Mycoplasmopsis gallinacea contains:
- a CDS encoding tyrosine-type recombinase/integrase, with product MSEKRRDNKGRILKTGESQRKDGRYLYKYIDSFGEPQFVYSWKLVATDRVPAGKRDCISLREKIAELQKDIHDGIDVVGKKMTLCQLYSKQNAQRPKVRKNTETGRKYLMDILKKDKLGVRSIDSIKPSDAKEWAIRMSENGYAYQTINNYKRSLKASFYIAIQDDCVRKNPFDFQLKAVLDDDTVPKTVLTEEQEEKLLAFAKADKTYSKNYDEILILLKTGLRISEFGGLTLPDLDFENRLVNIDHQLLRDTEIGYYIETPKTKSGERQVPMVEEAYQAFKRVLANRKNDKRVEIDGYSDFLFLNRKNYPKVASDYNGMMKGLVKKYNKYNEDKLPHITPHSLRHTFCTNYANAGMNPKALQYIMGHANIAMTLNYYAHATFDSAMAEMKRLNKEKQQERLVA
- a CDS encoding excisionase, with the translated sequence MSFAKAVRLLVKQLLWNPNKWFGKEDFMKQTDIPIWERYTLTIEEASKYFRIGENKLRRLAEENKNANWLIMNGDRIQIKRKQFEKIIDTLDAI